A single region of the Brassica rapa cultivar Chiifu-401-42 chromosome A03, CAAS_Brap_v3.01, whole genome shotgun sequence genome encodes:
- the LOC103861989 gene encoding lectin-domain containing receptor kinase VI.3-like, which yields MFLLPTRSLCSCFPMSTLVASLLFVLFHFLSFSVQAQSGESETPPPTTEFIFKGFRENNNSEIQTEGAAAIKPDGLLRLTDGNLSVTGTAFYRKPVRLLDHSSNLNHSKVCSFSTSFVFTLVPSSSTNGGGFGFTFTLSPTPNRPGAGSGQYFGLLNETNDGNPTNHVFAVEFDTIQGFKDGTHATTGNHIGLNFNSVTSDVQVPVAYTTEDEVKEEGFQLEPIIIRLDYNGQNQVLSLIVSFAKLPIAPSTPFISHVVPKLSEIVQEEMYVGFTAATGKDRSSAHYLMGWSFRSCRDGLTADSLVLQELPLWQQLKNKDNQSTVTKILIG from the exons ATGTTCTTACTTCCAACCCGTTCTCTCTGTTCTTGTTTTCCTATGTCTACACTCGTGGCCTCACTTTTGTTCGTACTCTTCCACTTTTTAAGCTTCTCTGTTCAAGCTCAGAGTGGCGAATCGGAGACACCACCACCAACAACAGAGTTCATTTTCAAAGGTTTTAGGGAAAACAACAACTCGGAGATTCAAACAGAAGGAGCAGCTGCCATCAAACCCGATGGACTACTGAGACTCACCGATGGAAACTTAAGCGTCACTGGAACAGCGTTCTACCGCAAACCGGTGAGGCTGCTTGACCATAGCAGCAACCTCAATCACTCAAAAGTTTGTTCGTTTAGCACTTCTTTCGTCTTCACTTTAGTCCCTTCCAGCTCTACCAACGGAGGTGGTTTCGGCTTCACCTTCACACTATCTCCCACCCCAAACCGTCCAGGCGCCGGCTCTGGCCAATACTTTGGACTTCTCAACGAGACCAACGACGGGAACCCAACGAACCACGTTTTCGCAGTCGAGTTCGACACTATACAAGGGTTTAAGGACGGTACTCATGCAACAACAGGCAATCACATCGGTTTGAATTTTAACAGTGTCACCTCGGATGTCCAGGTCCCGGTAGCTTATACAACTGAAGATGAAGTAAAAGAAGAGGGTTTCCAGCTCGAACCAATCATAATCCGTTTGGATTACAACGGACAAAACCAAGTGCTGAGTTTGATCGTTTCCTTTGCCAAACTTCCAATCGCCCCATCAACCCCATTCATCTCCCATGTTGTTCCAAAACTGTCGGAGATCGTGCAAGAAGAAATGTATGTTGGATTCACAGCAGCCACAGGAAAAGATAGGTCGAGTGCTCATTATTTGATGGGTTGGAGTTTCAGAAGCTGTCGAGATGGTTTAACTGCAGACAGTCTAGTTTTACAGGAACTTCCTCTTTGGCAACAGCTCAAGAATAAAG ATAATCAATCCACAGTCACAAAGATTCTCATAGGTTAG